The genome window TATTCAGGAAAAAACTTTTTCTGTAATAATGTCAGGCCGTGATATGATGGGAATTGCCCAAACAGGTACTGGTAAAACATTTGCCTATTTATTGCCTCTTTTAAAATTATACAAATTTACTCCGGGACATACTCCAAAAATTGTAATTTTGGTACCAACCCGCGAACTTGTTGTTCAGGTTGTGGAAGAAGTCGAAAAACTGACTAAATATATGTCGGTTCGTACTATTGGTATTTTTGGCGGAGTTAATATTAATACCCAAAAAACTACAGTTTATCAAGGATGTGATATTTTGGTTGGAACGCCTGGACGGGTTATGGATTTGACATTAGACAATGTGATTCGTTTTGAAGAAATGCAAAAACTGGTAATCGATGAGTTTGACGAAATGCTGAATTTAGGTTTCCGTACACAGCTGACAGCGATCTTGGCTATGATGCCAAAAAAACGCCAAAATATTCTCTTCTCGGCTACCATGACTGATGAAGTAGATACTGTTTTGAATGACTATTTTGATTATCCGGAAGAAGTGACTCTTTCACCATCGGGAACACCTTTAGAAAATATTACACAAATTACTTATCAGGTTCCTAATTTCAATACCAAAATAAATCTTTTAAAACACTTATTACAAAACAATGAAGACATGAGCCGTGTTTTGGTTTTTGTGAATAACAAAAAGATTTCGGATATGGTTTTTGACCAAATTGAGGAAGATTTTCCAAATCAGTTTGGAGTAATTCACTCTAATAAATCGCAGAATTACCGTTTGAGTACGATGGCTGAATTTCAGGAAGGAAATCTTCGCGGATTAATCACCACTGATATTATGGCAAGAGGTTTGGATATTTCAAACATCACGCACGTCATCAACTTCGAAATGCCGGAATTACCAGAATTGTACATGCACCGTATTGGTAGAACTGGTCGTGCCGATGCAACAGGAACTGCCATCAGTTTCATCGCTCCCCGCGAGGAAGAATCAAAAATCGCGATCGAAATTTTAATGGATATGGAAGTGGTTTATGAAACTTTCCCTGAAGAAGTCGAAGTTTCGGATAAACTAATTGGCCCTGAAAAAGACAGACAGCCGATTAAACTCCTATTCAAAAAACAAAAACTGGAAGGAGACGGCGCTTTTCATGAAAAAAGCAAGAAGAACCAAAAAGTCAATTTAGGCGGCCCTGGCGTTACCAAGAAAAAAACACATGGTTCTGTCAATAGAAACATGCTGAAAAACCAAGCTAAGAAGCGTAAGAATAAAAAGTAATATGACTATCCGTTAATAATACCAACCCAAAATTTTGTCGGTTTATTAAAAAACAAAAGTTTTTCCCTTAAAACCATTAAGTAATTAAGGTTCATTAAGCCTAAAAACTTAATTTTCTTAATATCTTAATGGTTAAAAATATATTACTTTTTTTGGTTCGC of Flavobacterium marginilacus contains these proteins:
- a CDS encoding DEAD/DEAH box helicase — translated: MSTFEQFNLPKSVQKAIDDLGFTSPTPIQEKTFSVIMSGRDMMGIAQTGTGKTFAYLLPLLKLYKFTPGHTPKIVILVPTRELVVQVVEEVEKLTKYMSVRTIGIFGGVNINTQKTTVYQGCDILVGTPGRVMDLTLDNVIRFEEMQKLVIDEFDEMLNLGFRTQLTAILAMMPKKRQNILFSATMTDEVDTVLNDYFDYPEEVTLSPSGTPLENITQITYQVPNFNTKINLLKHLLQNNEDMSRVLVFVNNKKISDMVFDQIEEDFPNQFGVIHSNKSQNYRLSTMAEFQEGNLRGLITTDIMARGLDISNITHVINFEMPELPELYMHRIGRTGRADATGTAISFIAPREEESKIAIEILMDMEVVYETFPEEVEVSDKLIGPEKDRQPIKLLFKKQKLEGDGAFHEKSKKNQKVNLGGPGVTKKKTHGSVNRNMLKNQAKKRKNKK